The window GTGGGAGGAAGCTTGTGAAGAGCCTACACCATTGTTCAACCTCTGCTCTGCCCTGCTCTGGCCACGGCGGAGGTCCTCATTGGTCCCTTTTGTCACAGATgccaagaagaagagaagaaagccaaAACTGAAGAAACCAGAACCCATCCTCTTGAGAGACCGATCAACCTCCCCATGCCTGCCACCAGCCCTGCTGCCACCTCCCCCACTGCCGTCACCCGCCACCACCATGGCCTCCGTGGTGGCCCCATCGCCTCCCGTCTACACTATGCCTAGGGTCTTTGGTCCTTTCCCTCCACTGCCCAGCAAGTCGGTCAGTGAGCTCATCCCTCATTCTGTGTGGCCCTGGGAGGGGCAGCCTCCGCCCCTGTGCTCAGAGCCAACTCCGAGGCTCTCCTGGGCCCACGGCAGTGACTGTCAGAACTTTGTTTTTAAGCGGCACAACGCTGTCTGGAGGCTAAATTTTGGGTAGAATGTTGATAGATAAAGCAGATAAAAGGGGTCTGCTCCAGTTGAAGGGTTGGAGGCATGGAGTTTTACCTGCTGAACAAGGCAGCCGCCATGGGGCAGAATCTTGGGGGGCCTAAAGGACAGGTGGAGAACCGTGGTTGCCATACCCCCAACATCTCCAGCCTCACGCCTGTCCCACTTCATGGCTGGTgttctccttcccactctcttTAAGTGCCTCTGCAGTGCCTTCCTAACTACTGCCCTCTCCTGGCCCCTGCGTATCCCTCACTCTCAAGCCAGGCAGCCTCCTCATCCTCTCTCCGTTCCCAGCTCCCCCATCCTGTCCCTCTTAACACCAAGCTTGAGGTGGGCACTAAGGAGGACCCCGATgcatttgctgaatgagtgaCAGTCACATCGTTTCTCTAGTTCTTGTATAAGGTGTTTTTCTTCCCCATGAAGCCCCCAAACTTATCCTAAGATTTCCCTTATTTCCTGCAGATGGAGAAGTTGGAGGTTACAAGGTCAGAAGTGAAACTGAACTGGGCTGGCCTATCATCGAACCCAAAGAGGTGGAAGGAATGGATTCTAGGCTCAGGGCAAATGAAAAGAGCATTTTAGGGAGCACGTTGTGGGCCATGCTTGGCTCCCATTTTTCCCTACCTTGTTCATCCTCACCACAGTCCTGAGGAGGagtttatctccattttatagggATGGGGTCAAGGCTCCTAGAGGTCTGCTCTGCGCCCGGGAGTCCCTGTGGGAGGGCCTGCCCAGGAGGAGTCCAGAGCTGATGCTCCCCTCCTCACCCTGCCTTGCAGACACATGGTTGATCTGACCCCCTTGGTCCTCAATCCCGGAGGCTTCCATTTCTCGTACCTGGCTGGAAACAGTGCGCACAAGCTCCACTGCCCTGGCTTCCCCTGGTAAGCGTGCCTCTGAGCCTCTCTGGGGTGGGATGGCATCATGGCAGTGAGAGCCAAAAAACGTTCTGCGTGGTGGTCCTTCGCATTTCCTGAAAGGGCCCTAATGTAATCGGGTGCTGGAAAAGTCACTCCCCCTTCCTAGAGTGTGTAAATGCTGAGAATGGGCAACAAGGAGCTCAAAGATGCACCAGAAAGGGAACGATTCCATCGACTGTGGGTAGCCCTAAGGTTTACACACATGTGTTTTGCAAAGCAGGGGTTTACTGAAtatgtggtttgtttgtttgttttaatcaccTGTTTTCGACATTTATGGTGGTGGTGAGTATTTCCCATGGCATTCCGTGGAGTGTTATTTCAAAGTATGTACGTAGATTGGCTCCTTCATTGcatcagatgattttttttttttaatagctatttTTTAGAGGAGTTCTATATTCACAGCCAACTGGAAAAGTGCTGAGAGTTCTCAgatccctctccccctactccgGCACAGACCACCTCCTCCCCCCGACCATCAACATCTCCTAccttacaactgatgaacctacattgacacatcatcaCCCAGAGTCCATATGTTTGggctcactcttggtgttgtatgttctatgggtttggacaaatgtatactGACAGGTGTCCCCTATCATAGTGTCCTGCAGAATAGCTTGCTTGCCTTCAAAGTCCTCTAGGCTCCAGctgttcttccctccctcccccttaaCCGCTGActaccactgatctttttactgtctccatgaTTTTACCTTTGCCAGGATATTACATACTTGGAATCGTACAGTATATAGCCATTCCAGATGGGTTTCTTTCATGTACcgttcctccatgtcttctcgTGGCTGGCTCATTCCTTTTCGGCACTGAATAACTGGGTACACTAGTTTATCCATCCAGCTGCtggaggacatcttggttgcttccaagttttggtatGGACAAAAGTTTTCAACTCTCTTACCAAGGAGCACGATGGCCAGAGCACATGGTGATcatatgtttcattttattttattttattttatttttaagattttatttatttatttgacagagagcgatcacaagtaggcagagaagcaggcagagagagaggaagggaagcaggctccctgctgagcagagagcccgatgcgggactcgatcccaggaccctgagatcatgacctgagccgaaggcagtggcttaatccactgagccacccaggcgccccatgtttcattttaaagaaacgACTGAAGTGGTTGTGCCATTATGGATTCTCTCTAGCAGTGAGTGAGAACACAAAAAATGACTTACCATGTAAGAAACCTGCATAGTTCTGTAGagatgattctattttttttttaagattttatttatttatttgaaagagagagaccacaaggaggcagagagagagagagtagggaagcaggcttcctgctgtcattttaaagaaacgactgaagtggttgtaccattATGGATTCACACTAGCAGTGAGTGAGAACGCAAATGACTTATCATGTGAGAAACCTGCACAGTTCTGTAGagatgattctatttttttttttaattttatttatttatttgaaagagaccacaacaggcagagagtagggaagtaggctccctgctgagctgagagcccaatgcggggctcgatcccaggatcctgagatcaagacctgagccaaaggcagaggctttaacccactgagccacccaggtgccccagagatgaTTCTAAATTTAGTTGATGGAAAGTTTATTCACGTAGACACCCAAAGTGTAAACAAACCTTTAAATATGTTTTTGGTTTCCTTAGTAATGAAAGATGTACATGTTAAGGTTGCTAGGATGTGTGTTCTCTGCCTATCAAAAAGCCCCAGgtaggggctcagtgggttgaggcctctgccttcagctcaggccatggtcccagagagcattgggctctctgcttggcggggagcctgcttcctcctctctctctctgcctgcttctccacctacttgtgatttccgtctgtcaaatgaataaataaaatcttaaaaaaaaaaaaaaaaaagccccaggtAGGgactcatgggtggctcagtgagttgtgtgtctgccttcagctcaggttatgatctcagggccctgggatcaagtcccatattggactccttgctcagcagggagcctgcttctgcctctgcctgctgttctccctcttgctctctctgtctgaaagataagtaaataaaatcttaaaaaaagaaaaaaaaaaagaaaaacccaagtgAAGAGAATCCAGTGCTATAAAGGCTTTAGGAGGAGAATCATTTTTGTTGTGAAAATACTATATACTGGCTTTTTCCTGTTAAAAGGTCTTTGAGATAATTTGCCTAGTATATAtgaattcacccatttaaaatgttCACTTTAGTGGCCTTTTCTGTATTCACATTTGTGCAAACATGCCCACtgtccaattttagaacatttccatcatgtCCAAAAGAAgggagtgaaaagacaacccatagaatgggagaaaagatttgtaaatcaacaataaaaaacccattctagaaaatgggcaaaggactcaaatagacatttcttcaaggaagacatacaaatggccaataaacccaggaaaagatgctccccatcactagacatcagggaaatgcaaatgaacacagtgaAATACCATGTCCCACCCCCCAGGATGGCTCTTTACATCAATGGCATGTTGATGAGCAtggggagaaattggaactctagCATGTGactggtggggatgtaaaatggGGCAGCCACCATGGCAAAAAGGCATGGTGGTTCCCCAAAATGTTGCGCGTAGGattgccatatgacccagtaattccactcccaGGTATATGGCTGAAAGAAGTCAAGTAGAGAGACTCAGATGCTTGCCCATGAATCTCCGTAGCACCAGCATCACAGTGGCCAAAACGAGGAGTCAACCCAAGTGTATCTGAGATGAACAAAATGTGATCTAGCCATATAACAGAATGTTGaaacaagtgaaagaagccagcacGAAAGGACAAATTACTGTATGGTTCCAGAGTCCTCAAGAAAAAGTAGATGAGAGGTTACCAAGAACTGGGAGAAGAAAGTGGGTTGTTGCTTAATTGGTATGGTTTCTGTTTGGgaggatgaaaaagttctggaaatagatagtggtgatggtcaCAGGACATTGTGAATGTATCTAATGGCACTGAATTGTACACACAAattgttaaaatgataaatttttatgtatattttactacaatagaaaacaaacaagaaaccctAGCACCACTTAGCTGTCACCACCCCAGTTCCTCCATCCCCTGGCCCTAGGCAGCCATTAACCTACTCTCTGTGGATTtgtctgttctggacattttatataaatgaaaccatacaataaCACGATCTTTCGCGACTGGCTTCTTTGATTTAGCATAACGTTtgcaaggttcatccatgtcaaaGCATGTGTTAACTACGAATTTcctgtttgtatgtttgtttgagttggcagaataatttatttttagttatttatttttaaagattttatttattttggagcgAGAGTGAGTGCGTGCATGCGAGTGGtagtgggagggaagggagagggagagagagaatctcaagcagactctatactgagcgtggagcctgacgcagggcttgatctcaaaaggctgaggttatgatctgagccgaaaccaagagttggatgtttaactggctgacccacccaggcacccttggggataatttatttatttatttatttttggtattttttgtatttaggggtacctgggtggctcagttgtttgggcaactgcctttggcttgggacgtgatcctggcatcctgggattgagccccatgttgggctccttgcttggggttgagccttcttctccctctccatctgcctgctactccaccagcttgtgcactctctctctgtcaaataactaaataaaatttttaaaaaatttaaaaatttttatttaggggcacctgagtgtctcagtgggttgtttctgacttcagctcgagtcatgatctcggggtcctgcgatcgagccccacatcgggctctctgctcagcgggagcctgcttccccctctttctctgcctgcctctctgcctacttgtgatctctctctgtcaaataaataaaatatttaaaattttttaaatttaaatttgagttaACATACaaatttcctgtttcttaaatgtcttttttaagacaaatttttgtttttttaagattttatttatttgacagagagagacatcacaaataggcagagaggcaggcagagagagggggatgcaggctccttgctgagcagagaagcctgatgcaggcctcgattccaggaccctgagatcatgacctgagccgaaggcagaggcttaacccactgagccacccaggcacccaagacaaatcttttttagagcagtttcaggttcacGGCAAAACTGATAGGAAAATACCGAGAGTTCCCacgtgccccctgcccccagtatGTACACAGCTGCCCTCATGAACAACATCGGCTCCGGAGTGATGTGTGTTAACAACGGAAGAGCCTGCACtgacatcattatcacccaaaagTCATAGTTTCCATCCGGGTTCCCTTTTGGTGCTGTACCTTCTATGGGTTGACTTTCTTCTTATGGTggaatggtattccattgtatggctcTAATACCGCGTTTTCTCTATCTGTCCATGAactgatggacattggggttgtttccattttttggctcttgtgaataatacTGTTAGGAACAACTGTGGCCAAGTGTCTGTGAGGACATGGTTGTCCGTTTTCTTGGGTATACCcataagagtggaattgctgggtcatatggtaagtctGTATCTTGAGCAGCTGCCAAAGACACAAGGCCCTTATCAGACATAGGatctgcaaatatttcctcccactATGTGGGTTGTCTTCCCACTTTCTCGATGGTgtcttttgaagcacaaaagtgtAAGCTTAGTCCTTTCAAAAGGCAGTTTATCAGAACATCAGGACCCACAGGcgtttttaaattctttgctctgttgttttaagattttatttatttgagagagaaagcacaagcagggggagtggcagagagagagaagaaggcttcccgctgagcagggagcccgacatggggctccatcccaggacaccaggatcatgacctgagttaaaggcagacgcttaaccagctgagctatccaggcatccctgctctGGTATTTTCAGTCCTGGAAGCTGGCCTCAAGGAGAtgatgaagggaaagaaaaaagcgaTTGTGTACCAAAATGTCTGGGGCAGTGTCatgtaaaagaaaaactggaaacagcttAAATGTGCATTCACTGaattatggaatattatgcagacaTAAAATTATAAACCTGATCATGTAGATTCATGAATTCTGTCTAAGTGGAAGCAGTAGGCTATGCAGTCAGATCAGAAGTAGGTGGGATGAAGGGATAGGAGGGGACTGACAGCTGACAGCTGGGTGACAGAGAAGGGGTTGTCAGCAAACACGCACAGTGTTGTCATGAAGCAACCTGTAAAAGTGAGGCGTTGGCCTTACCAGATCCTCACAGAATTATGGGGCCATGCACTGGGGCTGGACACTATCAGGGCATTGCTTTCAAGATACCTTCTAACTTTCTCTAGGCATCATTTTATAAAGGTGTGATTCAGTTAgacaatgtcatttttttttttttatcttgcctTTGTCACTCATCGTTAAGGCCATGGGGACAGGTCCACGtcttcatgttttttttaaatttttaattttttataaacatatatttttatccccaggggtacaggtctgtgaattgccaggtttacacacttcacagcactccatagcacataccctccccaatgtccataaccccaacccccctcTTCATGGTCTTTTGAAGTCAAGCTTCACTGGCTGTATGATACCCTTTGTCTATAGTGCAGTCCCTTACTTAACTCCACTTGGGGCTTCCATGAACACACGAAGTACTTCTGGTTCCTTTTCCACGAGGATTAAATTTTATGTGCTAAACCATTCCTGAATTTCAGATGATTTTCCTGAAGCGGAATTATAAGGGAAGTGGTATGAACAGTTttcaaaagccttttttttttttttttccagactctAAAACAATACGTATTTACTGTGGACAATCTGAAAACCACacacaaaggagaagaaaaaccaTACCAAACCACCCCTATTCCTACTGCCAGAAATAACCAGCACtagcatagaatatcttttccCTGTGGAGATGCATATCTATACACGTCTGGTAGTCTGTTACCTCATTGGGACTGTCCTGTTGGGCAGTTTCATAGCCAGCTGTGGAATGTGTTTCTTCTCATGTCCTTAGAAATAGACTTATATTAATCAAAAATAGATGCACAGTGCTCCATTGTATGGATGGAAGAtttcctcaactgttcttgcttATTGAAACATTGCCCCGATGGGGACAATTTTAGGCTCTTGTTACATACTGCTTTCTGAGTGAGCTGTGTTCTCCTGATGCTGTCATCAAAACTGGGGTATTTTTAATTGGCTTTAAAAAGTTTACAAAAGCAGGACACGTTCTATGGGGGAAAGTTTGTAATAGAGAAATgactatgtaaaatataagagGCCCCTGTTCAGAGTCCCACTGACAAGAGTTTCATGTGTACccttctaacacacacacacacaaatacactgGTTAATTTTGTAACCAACACATGGATTATATTGCATGTACTTCCCAGCAGCTGGCATTTTTCCACTACCGTATCACTGGGGCATCGTTACTTGCTGGGGTCTCCAGACCTACCTCAGTCCTTCCAACAGCTGCAGAGCAGCCTGCCACATGGCAGCCATGGTTCCTTTAGCCATTCCCAGATGAATGTTTAGGTGGTTTCCAGGTTTTCACAATCACAAACATTGCTGCGGTGAACAGCCTGAACAACCATCCGTGGGAGAGAGTTCTGGAAGTAGAAATGCCCTGAGAGCCATGCCATAGCCTCTGGTTTTGTTATGTGTACTTCTGGTGGCTCTTTGTGCCAGTATCCCACCTCATGGACATGTCGTGGCTATCTCCTTCACAGGACCTCGGCTTGTAGTGGCTCCCCCAAGACCGAAGAGACACCACTCTCTCCTGTGAAGGCCTCCATCTTCACCCCGCCTGTCTTGCTCAAGTTCCAGCCTGTGCCAAGACCCAAGGATGACTCTGAGAACGACCCCAGCAGCACAGAGTCTGTGCCTCCCAAGAGGGGCCCATAACCTCTTCCCTACAGACCATGGCTAGAGGAGTGAATAAAGTTCCTGTGGAGGTGCTTGCTTGTGCTGGGCTCCCTAGAAGCTGTACAGTCCCATGGGCTTCCTCCAGTTGGAAGAGGTGGTCAGGGTGGTGCAAGCCTGAGGCCCCGGGGGCCTGAGCTTGCATCCGGTAATTGGTCAAGTTGGTGGTAGTGTGTAGTCCCCTTGCTTGCACTCTCATATGGGAATTGAGccacagtacttttttttttttttttttaagatttttttaaaatttgagagcatgagtggggacgagagggagaagcaggctccccgttaagcagggagccctatgtggggctcaatcccaggaccctgggtcatgatctGAACTCAAGTCAGActcttgactgagccacccaggcaccccagccatgGCGCTTTGAAAGAAATGAGTGATGAGACAGGGCTGTCCTTCCCTACAGTGACTCTGGCCCCTTTGGGTCTTGCTTgaccccactgagtaggaagtcTATCATTTTTCCCTATACTTGGCCTCTAAACTCAAACCTTATCCAGGTGTGGGTTTTAAAACAGTgatctgttccctctcttgaggAAAATAAGCTGGTGTATAAGTTTCCAACTTGGCACCTCCCTAAGGAATTTCAGAGACAGTGACTCCCTTCACACAGTAACCTGAGAATCCAACCTGCATGTGAGATATGAGTCCTCACTAAATGCTAGGTGACTGCTGGACATTACAGATAATCACTGAACCCTTGTGTATGCCCCACACCTTGCTTGGGACTGGAGATAATAAGCCAAGTTGTTGGGGGTCCCTGCTCTTAAGGAGCTTACATCCTGTcctcctgtgtgtgtctgtatgtgtgtaacCAGTGCAGAGATCTAATTGTAAGTCCTGTGGGAGCTGAGTTGGACATGTATGCAGTGGGCTGTCAGGGAGGGCGTCTCAGGGAGGCAGCCATGAGATGAGAAAGGCCAAGGAAGCTGGCTTTGGGTGACTGGCTGGTGGTACAGTTGAGTAGGGGAAAGAAGGGGGATGGAGAATTCTGTTTTGACCAGACGTGTTAAATTTGAGATCAGGGATATCTAAGTAGAGATCAGGAATCTGGAGTGTTGGCCGTCTAATGATGAGAATCAAGGGATACAAGTATTATTTAAAGACACGAGCCTCCGTAAGATCATCCAGTGCGGGGGTGTAGATGGAGGCCCAGGGCTTAGGCTGGAGCAAATGAACATAGTGATTTGGTCAAGGGAAGGGTCCATAGGGGTAGAGATGCGTGAGGGCTTTAGATTTTTTGACTTAATGGCTACTTGTCCCTAATTCGCCCAGAAGAGGGGCCTGGAGTCGGTGGAGACTGATTAGGGGGAGCAGAACGGGTACACAGCGAACGCGGACGTGCCTTTGGAGTTGTCTGCGGTGAAAGGAAACAGATGAGCCCGAGGCTGGTGGGACTTAAGGTGCCTGGCTGACTTAAAGACCTGAGAGCCCAGGTGAAACCAGGGCGCGCTTGAGCAGGAACGGCACGTAGCCAGAGCTGGATGGGAACGCGAAAGATCCAGAGAGAGGACCCCCAGCGCCTGAGAAAGTGGGGCCTCGAGATAGGTATCCTTTGCCTCACCATCACCTAAGCCTTATGGTGAATTCGGCCCAGGCACCCTAGAACCCGGCTGTACTTGCTGGGCATGCGCACTCGGCAACAGGTGCTCCAGTTCCCTTAGGCACCGCGCCCGCTTCCGGGGCGGGTCCACGAGACCCGGAAGTAATTAGCTGGGCCGGGAAGTCGGAATTTGGATTGTTTGCCGTCGTTTCTCCGTACTCATTAGTCCTGGCACTGCCAGCgtcgccgctgccgccgccatGGGGAAGCGACAGCATCAGAAGGACAAGATGTAAGTTGAGCCGGAGCGGAGCGGAGCCTCGCTCGGCCTCAGTGCCCGCCTGTCCCGCACTCCGCGCCGCCGTTCTTCCCTCTCTCAGAGCTGGTTCTCAGAGCGGCTCGTAAATGGCGCTTTGTCCCGGAagcctctgccc is drawn from Mustela lutreola isolate mMusLut2 chromosome 11, mMusLut2.pri, whole genome shotgun sequence and contains these coding sequences:
- the LOC131811595 gene encoding uncharacterized protein LOC131811595 isoform X1, which gives rise to MGPPRSAAAFAPSKVSERMPREGVGGIVTCGCLQRIGPSARQLRGWDWLERSGLWRLHAEGGCVGAAAVGQRAGRPGRLQPLWDGGPGRVRQRVTPECDLLPAHLRGGLREAGGHLHGARAAPPLPQHRPQPRTGREGGAQGQAGRAKFFCAVQGELNCCNSMGTLEMHQRLEQLKRGIHRVHLYSQDAKKKRRKPKLKKPEPILLRDRSTSPCLPPALLPPPPLPSPATTMASVVAPSPPVYTMPRVFGPFPPLPSKSMEKLEVTRSEVKLNWAGLSSNPKRHMVDLTPLVLNPGGFHFSYLAGNSAHKLHCPGFPWTSACSGSPKTEETPLSPVKASIFTPPVLLKFQPVPRPKDDSENDPSSTESVPPKRGP
- the LOC131811595 gene encoding uncharacterized protein LOC131811595 isoform X2; this translates as MGPPRSAAAFAPSKVSERMPREGVGGIVTCGCLQRIGPSARQLRGWDWLERSGLWRLHAEGGCVGAAAVGQRAAHLRGGLREAGGHLHGARAAPPLPQHRPQPRTGREGGAQGQAGRAKFFCAVQGELNCCNSMGTLEMHQRLEQLKRGIHRVHLYSQDAKKKRRKPKLKKPEPILLRDRSTSPCLPPALLPPPPLPSPATTMASVVAPSPPVYTMPRVFGPFPPLPSKSMEKLEVTRSEVKLNWAGLSSNPKRHMVDLTPLVLNPGGFHFSYLAGNSAHKLHCPGFPWTSACSGSPKTEETPLSPVKASIFTPPVLLKFQPVPRPKDDSENDPSSTESVPPKRGP
- the LOC131811595 gene encoding uncharacterized protein LOC131811595 isoform X3, coding for MEVLDEFDSELPQSVTFCQLISEEDFERQAATYTERALRRLFRSIDRNPALAERVVRKGKLAEYEGRGLLSFLWAKFFCAVQGELNCCNSMGTLEMHQRLEQLKRGIHRVHLYSQDAKKKRRKPKLKKPEPILLRDRSTSPCLPPALLPPPPLPSPATTMASVVAPSPPVYTMPRVFGPFPPLPSKSMEKLEVTRSEVKLNWAGLSSNPKRHMVDLTPLVLNPGGFHFSYLAGNSAHKLHCPGFPWTSACSGSPKTEETPLSPVKASIFTPPVLLKFQPVPRPKDDSENDPSSTESVPPKRGP
- the LOC131811595 gene encoding uncharacterized protein LOC131811595 isoform X4 yields the protein MEVLDEFDSELPQSVTFCQLISEEDFERQAATYTERALRRLFRSIDRNPALAERVAKFFCAVQGELNCCNSMGTLEMHQRLEQLKRGIHRVHLYSQDAKKKRRKPKLKKPEPILLRDRSTSPCLPPALLPPPPLPSPATTMASVVAPSPPVYTMPRVFGPFPPLPSKSMEKLEVTRSEVKLNWAGLSSNPKRHMVDLTPLVLNPGGFHFSYLAGNSAHKLHCPGFPWTSACSGSPKTEETPLSPVKASIFTPPVLLKFQPVPRPKDDSENDPSSTESVPPKRGP